In Acidisarcina polymorpha, the DNA window GAAGAGTTTGGCGATTTCCTCGGCCGCGGCGGCATCGACGACACGATTGATGCCAATTACGCCACCAAAGGCGGAGACCGGGTCGGAAGCCAACGCTTTTTGGTAAGCCTCGAGCACCGACTGGCCGATGGCAACGCCGCAGGGATTGGTATGCTTGATGATCGCGACGGCGGTCTGGTCGAACTCCTGAACGAGCTCCCAACAGGCGTCGAGATCAACCAGATTGTTGTAGCTAAGCTCTTTACCCTGAAGCTGCTCGGCGCCGGCGATCCCGGTGCCGCTCTGGTTACTGTAGAGAGCAGCCCGCTGGTGAGGATTCTCGCCATAGCGGAGGGGAAAAGCTATCGGGTAAGAGATGCGAAGGCTGGCAGGGAAGGGAGCTTCCGCCAAGTTGGCGAGCGTCACCGCGGCCTCAGGCCTGGAGTCGGAGAACTGTTCGAGAGCGTTCGCGATCGCCGTATCGTACGCCGCCGTGAGCGAAAAGGCGGCTTTGGCCAGCTTCCACCGAGTTTCCCGGCCGAGCGCTCCCTGGTTGGCTTCAAGTTCGGCGATGAGCGCCGGGTAGTCGCCGGGAGAGGTGACGACGGCAACGTCTTCGAAGTTCTTAGCGGCCGAACGAACCATCGAGGGGCCACCGATATCGATGTTCTCGATCACTTCTGCGAAGGTAGCACCCGGCCGGGCTGCGGTCTTTTCGAAGGCATAGAGATTGACTACGACCATGTCGATGGGCTGAATGCCGTGGCTCTCGACAGCGGAGCGGTGTTCGGCATTGTCCCGAATATGGAGGATCCCGCCGTGGACCTTGGGATGCAGTGTTTTGACCCGTCCGTCGAGCATTTCCGGAAACCCGGTGAGCTCGGAGATATCGAGAACCTTGAGGCCTTCCTCGCGAAGAGCGCGGGCGGTGCCGCCGGTCGAGACGAGCTCGACGCCATGATTGGTGAGATGACGCGCAAAGTCGACGAGGCCAGTCTTATCGGTGACGCTCAGCAGCGCCCGGCGAACCGGCTTCAGGCCGCTAGCTGCGGGGGTGGAAAGGGAAGGCGAGGAAATCAAGTAAAACTCCTTGAAAGATGCGCGAAAGATGCGACGAAAGTCATCGACCGTGCGTCAGGAGGAGAACTCCTGACATTTGTCATTGCTGACTTACCAAGGGTAGCCTAAGAAGACATGGATTCCAATTGGACGAATGGCCGCACCCCGAACCGTCCGGTGAGTGTACAACCCGAGATTTTACCTCCGCTGGCTGCAGACGCAACCATTCCAGGTCCGGGTGAAGCATCGCCAAGAACTCGCGGACGTTGGGCGGTGGCGCCGGCTACTTATGTTCTGGTGGGGATCAATATTGCGGTTTTCCTGCTGATGGCCTTCAGCGGCGTCTCGACCACCAGCCCTACGGTCTTGCAGCTACTACAGTGGGGCGCCGACAATGGCGGCCTGGTGCTGCAATACGGGGAATGGTGGCGCCTGGTGACGGCGACTTTCGTTCATGTGGGCGTCATCCACCTGGCGACCAATATGTGGTGCCTCTGGAATCTTGGTCTGCTGGGCGAGCCGCTACTGGGACCGATTGGGACGATCGCTGTCTACCTGCTCACCGGCGTCGCGGGTAACCTGCTTAGCATCGCCGTCAATCCCGATCTGCCACTCGGCCCTCAATCTCATTCGGTGGTGGGCGCGGGGGCATCGGGCGCGGTCTTCGGGATTGCCGGGGTATTGATTGTGCTGTTGAAGTCCAAGCTCCTGCCGATTCCGGAATACGAACTGAAGCGTCTCCGGAAGAGCGTTATTTATTTCGCGGCGCTGAATTTCATCATCGGCGCTTCCACGCTGCTGGTGCCGTCTTTGATTCGGATCGACAATATGGCGCACCTCGGCGGCTTTCTCAGCGGCCTGGCGCTGGGCGTTCCGTTAGTGCCGAGGATCGGTTCGCGCCGGGTGGAGTTTACCCGCCGGCAGTGGCTTTCCTTTGGCGGCGGAGTCTTCCTGCTGGCCTTGATCGCTTATGGAATCTATAGCTTCCACCGGTAGCTTTTTCGGCCGAGGGACGTGCCTTGGAGTGGGTGATCGAGGCAGTTCGGGCTGACCGGACGGGATCGATTTGGGAATAAAAGATTTATGTATACGTATGCTGGCTGCTTCCCGGCTTTGGATAGACGGCCCCCTCGTGGTACTCTTTAATTGCGCTCAGTTGTTTGGTTTGTGAGCCGTTCTCGCCCTGGAAAAGCCAGACCGCCTGCCACAGTGACTCCAAGCCCCTCAGCGTAATCGCTCGCAGATTAGATGTGCGTGGCGATGTGTGGAAGCGTCTGCGCTTTCCCGCAAAAGGCATCGTGCGGCAGAGCCGAGCCTGGGACGAATCTTCAGCCCCGGCTTTCTGAATTTCCGGCACTCCCTACGAAAGAACAAACTTTCTGTCACGGACGGATGAAGCCGTCGCGAGGCAGCAACTCGCGTCCCGGACCGGTCCCTGTCTCCTCCAAAGGAAGACGCGGAACCGAACGCCCGAGACCAAGGGATAACTTTGACTCAATTTAATGATTTTCAAATTTCTGCTCCGCTGAAGAAGCGTCTGGCCAGCTGTAACTTCACCATCCCCACTCCAGTCCAGGAGGGCGCCATTCCTCCAGCCCTCGAAGGTCGCGACGTCCTGGCGACTGCGCAAACCGGTACCGGTAAGACTCTAAGCTTCCTCATTCCGGTCATCGAGAAGCTGCAAGCGACGCAGAGCCGGAGCGCTTCGGCGCTGATCCTGCTGCCCACCCGCGAGCTGGCAATGCAGGTCGAGCAAACCTTTCGCACCCTGACTCAGGGCAGTTCGCTTACCGTCGCGCTTGTGGTTGGCGGTCTCGCGGAAGGACCCCAGATTCAAGCGATCCGTCGCGGAGCGCGGCTGATCGTGGCGACTCCCGGCCGGCTCGAGGATTACATCAAGCGTCGCATGGTCAAGCTCAACGAAGTACAGATTCTGGTGCTCGACGAGGTCGACCGCATGCTGGACATGGGCTTCAAACCGGCGATCAAGCGGATTGCTGGGGAACTGCCTGCCGACCGGCAGACGCTCTGCTACTCCGCGACTCTCGATGCGGCGATTAAAGAAGTCGTTCGCGACTACCTGAAGAATCCCGTTCGGGTGGAGATCGGTTCGATTCTGAAGCCGGCCGAGAATGTCCGTCTCCAGACTTTTGAAGTGACCTCGGACAAAAAGCAGGAACTACTCGAGCATCTCTTGAAGAGCGAGGAAGGCAGCTTCCTGGTCTTTGTTCGCACCAAGCATGGCGCCGAACGCGTCGCCCAGCGGTTGACCCGCTCGGGACACGGTGCAACCAGCATTCATGGCGATCGCACTCAGGCCCAACGGAGCGCGGCACTGAAGAGCTTCGCTAAGGGCGGCCACCGGATTCTGGTGGCGACCGATGTCGCGGCCCGCGGCTTGGATGTCGACCACATTGCGCATGTCGTGAACTACGACATGCCGAAGGTAGCCGAGGACTTCGTCCATCGCGTCGGAAGAACCGGACGCGCCTCGAAGAAGGGCGTAGCTTCGACCTTCGCGCAGCCGGACGAACGCGGCGATCTGAAGAAGATTGAGCGCGTCCTCAAGATTTCGATGGAGCGTTTTCGAGTGAAGCCGAATATGGGCATTGGATCGGCCACTTACCCGACTTCCGCGCACGCATAACTTGTAGCAGGTACGATCTACTTTGGCGCATGACTCGGAATCTGGTCATGCGTTTTTCTTTGCTTGAGCTATTTCGATCGTCGACGTCGGTACTCGCCTATTCGGCCGCAACCCGAGAGATGGCCGTCTCCAGGATCTCTCTGGTGAAGATAAGATCGGAGGCCTGGCGGGTGCGGCGGCGGTAGAGCGCTGTGGTCTGACAGAGGACCACGATGTCTTCGATCTCCGCGGGATTGATGGCTGATTCGAGCACCCGGGAGCGGAACTGATCTTCGGTCATCCCTTGAAGCCGAAATCCTTGCCGCTGCGCTTCTTTCAGGTAGAAAACCGCAACTTCGGCGAGCATCTGGCGAGCGTCCTCGGGGATCTCGCGATTGTCGCCGTGTGTGACCTCGGCTCCTGGGAGGGTGAGTTTGATCCCGAAGAGGTTGTCGAGATCGCTGTTGGCTTCGAAGGTCACGGTGGTGGCAACCACCAGCACATTCTGCCGTTCCGAGGTCGTCTCGATGAGTGCATCGAGTTCCGTCAGCACGTCGGGATCGCTCTCTTTATAGGCCAGATCGATGCGAGGCAAGAGCAGCATTACTTTCTTGGATTTATACCCGCGAACGATGCTCTTCGCCTTGGCCAGGGCGTCAGAATCGCGCGGGTTGTAGACAGTGACGAGGCGCTCCATCCCGGCCATCAAGGCAATGCGTTCGGCAAGGCTCTTCTTACCGCTCTGGATGGGGCCGATGATCAGCACTTCGTTGCCGATCTTCAGGTCTTTATATTCAGCGGGATTTCTGGCGCGGTCGATCAGATCGGCGATGCTGGTGATGAGCGCGTCCATCCCGGCCAGTCTCGGGTTGAGCGTATTGACGGGCACGTCTTCCAGGCTGAGATAGATCCGCTCCCGCCGCTTGCGGACTTCCGAGATGAATTCGATGAAAGTGGGCAGGGTGGCGATCGACCCGACGACCGTGGCGAAGACCAGGAATTCCTCTGTAAGCAGGAGCGCCGAGTCTGCCGATGCCGCTGGGTTGAGCATAAGTCAAGGATATCAGGAGGCTTATGAGCGGCACGCCAGAGGGCCGGGCGGCAATCGTATAGCCGCGCCAAAACCAATCCTTCTCATGGTTGCCGAAGTTACAAGGTAGATATCGCCTGAGTGCCCCGCCTATGCTCCTCGTACGAGCTGTACCTGCTTGTTTTCGTTCTGCGTTTCATGTCCTGCAAAGCAGGTTGTTACCCATTTTTCCGATCGCCGTCTTTGAGATACTATCTCCGGAATTTGGCCGTTTGACGGCCTCACCTTCGTCCTGATGCGCAGTCAAATACACCGGAAGACCGGGCTTGAACGGATTCAATGCCGGGTTTATTCTCTTGCCACCGAGCACTGCTGCATGCGGGGTGACTTATGAAGCGGCTCCTCTCTGTTCTGGCGTTGTCGGTTCCACTTTCCGCAACCGCGCAAGTTGGATCGCAGGTAAGTGACGCGACGGTTGTGGTCCGAGGCCTCGATGGCGCACCCCATCAACTGGAGGTTCCGAACCACCTCCCTGTATTCCAGGGTCATCTTCAAGTCCGGGAAGGCGGAGACCTCGAAAGCGTTGCGGGCTCCCAAGAAGGATGTCCGGTGCAGATCGTCGATGCGGTCTTCGAGCGTCCCGGCCGACTGATGCTGACCGGTCAGACTTCCCCGAGCGCTCAACTCGAAACAGACGGTGGGCCGACACTTCACCTCAACTACCGGAATTTCAGCGGCAAGGACATCGACTCCGTGGTTCTGACTGGATGGATCAAGGTAAAGGATGATCCCTATCAGCTGGACTATGTTGTCCGTCCCTTTCAGCTGGTGCTATCGAGGAAGTCCCTGCTCGGAAAGGATGTGCAAGCACAACAAGCGCTGGTCCTGGGAGGCAATGCATACGGCCTGGACCGGATTGCGCTCTCGCGGGTGATCTACGCCGATGGCAGTATCTGGATGCCGGAACTCAACCGTTGCGTTTACCGGTCTCTCGGGAGCACGGAGCAAGCCAAGGCGTGGTAGTTCCGGCACCGTGGCCATCGGAGAACGGCGGCCTGCGCTAGGGCCGATTTAAGCGGGAAGGAAAAGCTGTTCGACTTCTCGCCAGCTCGAGACTCGACGATACCCCTCGACTCCGTGATTATGGGGCGCGGAAAACAGGATGCCCTCGCCGCGGAAGTGGCGGAAGTGCAGCGGCTGGTCGTCGATCAAGTAATCCGCATTCAGGATGCTCTTGTCCCCGCAAAAAACAAAACGCATCGGACTGAGAAAAGGAAAGTGACGCTGCAGCCATTGATATTTCCCGGGGAAAGAAGTGGGGAACTCCATCGCCGCCGTGGCGATGAACACCTCGTATTTCTCCGTTAACGAAGCGATCACGCGCTGACTATCAGGAATCACCGGCAGGTCGCCAAAGAAATCGTCGCTATGTAGATACGCCTTGGCCCGTTCCTGATGCTCGTCCGGCAAGACGTCGTAGAATCATTTCCCCATGAAGTCGGCCTTGGTGTAGGACGTGCCGTGATCGCGATTGTAGCGGGTGAGATGTTCCGTCATTGCGTCCGCAATGGTCTCGTCCATGTCAATGCAGATGCGCTTCATTCCACCTCACAGAGTCTTGAAATCGATTGTACGATGGGGGTCGGCGGACGCTTCTTCGCGGGCCGGGGAATGCGTTGGCACTGCGATAGACTGGGGACACGAGGAATTGCCTGTGTCGACTGCAACGCGCGTGCCGGTCGAGGTTTACCTCCGCTCCTCCTACGAGCCCGATGCCGAATATGTGGATGGTGAAATTGAGGAGAGGGCCGTGGGAGAGGTCGATCATGCTGCATGGCAGGCGGCGATTCAACGCTGGTTTTTTGCCCATGACCGGGAGTGGAACATAGCCGTTCTGCCTGAACTGCGGGTACAAGTGTCTCCGACACGGTTCCGAATTCCCGATGTCACCGTTCTCGATATTGATCGACCGGCGGAGCAGGTGATCACTCATCCGCCGATCGCTGTTTTCGAGGTGCTCTCGCCGGAGGACACGGTGCTCAAGATCCGGCGCAAGCTGGCCGACTATGCAAAGATGGGCATTCCGCAGATATGGGTCATTGATCCAGAAGATGGCGCGAGCCTTCGCTATCTCGATGGAGAGCTGCTGAGGCAGGAAGTCTTCGACGAGGCTGCGCGGGGTATTTCGTTCCGCATTGAGGAGATTGGGAAGCTGGTTCGGCGGTAGGGCTCTTAGGGCTGAGGTATCTCAGGCGACTTTGAAAGCCAAGGGATGACTTGATTTGGGGTACGGGCGGCTTTCCGGCGGCTAGGATTGCCAGTTTTGCGCTCCGTGGCGGATGTGCAGGATTTCGACTGCTAAGTCGGTCGAACGGAAGACGATGATATTGGGCAAACTCGAAAGAATAAGCTCCCGGGTGCCAGGGTCCTTGCCTATGCGACCACGGCGAGGGGAGGTTCGGAGGTCGAGAATATCCGTATACAGGCGGCGTACGGTAGGCTGTGCGAGCCCGGATGATGCTCTTGAAGGTAGTCGGAGATGCTCTCTAGGTCGTCAGCTGCGGCAGGCGTCCATCGCAGGCGCGTTCAGCGTAGGAGCATTCGTTCGAGGCGGGCATTCATCTCATCTTCCTCGACAAACTCTCCCCGATCCGCTTGCTCGATGCCTTTGAGCACAGCCGCCCGGAATCGGTTGTCCTCGTCGATAACGCGAAGGGCGGCGTCGATCACCAATTGACCCGGATCCTTGCCAAGGTGCTCAGCCAAACGCCTCAGCCGGGCTTCCTGTTCCGGGGTGAGGGGGATTTCATGTCTTGAGGGCAGAGAGGGGTATTGTAGGTGTCAAGGATGAACCCCGCGTCAAGGTCGAGTTATAGGCGTCCATCATTCGTACTTATTCGGTAGAAGCTACCTCCAAGTCATTAACGAGGCGTCAGTCTCAGATGGACGAATACTTGACTCTTCTGTCCCCAAACAAGTGTAGATGCATCGCTGGCTGGTTCGTATCTCAGAGATTGATTGGACGTGTCGCCTATCTAACCACGAGCCCGCTCAATCGCCGTCACCACTGCCTTCGCTTTATTTACCGACTCCTCAAATTCCTTCTCGGGCACGGAGTCGGCGACGATTCCGGCTCCTGCTTGGATGTAGCCTTTCTTTCCCTTGAGTAACAGCGTCCGGATGGCGATGCAGCTATCTAAGTTGCCGGAGAAGTCGGCGTAGAGGATGCTGCCGCCGTAGATGCCGCGGCGGGTGGGTTCAAGCTCTTCGATGATCTCCATGGCGCGAATTTTGGGAGCGCCGGAGAGCGTCCCGGCAGGAAAGCAGGCGCGGAAGGCATCGACGGGTGTGAGCTCATCGCGAAGTTTGCCTTCGATGGCGCTCACCAAGTGCATGACGTGCGAATAGCGCTCGATGAACATGAAGTCCTTCACATGGACGGTCGAGAATTCGCTCACGCGGCCAACGTCGTTCCGGCCCAGATCGACCAGCATGACATGTTCGGCCCGCTCTTTTTCGTCGGCAAGCAGCTCTTCGCCGATCCGTCTGTCTTCGTCCTCATCGAGTGAGCGGGGGCGAGTTCCGGCAATGGGACGATATTCGACATTCCGTTGCTTGACCCGGACGAGCAGCTCCGGGGAGGAGCCGATGATGTAGGTCGGTTCCGGCTTGGATTTCGTCGGCTTACCGTCTGGCGCCGGCTTCTTCAGTCCAACCCGCAGGAAGTACATGTAGGGGGATGGATTCACGATTCGCAGCGAGCGATAGATCGAGAACGGATCGACATCGGGCTCGACCTCAAAGCGTTGCGAGAGCACTACCTGGAAGATATCCCCGGCGGCGATGTATTCCTTGGAGGCGGTTACGGCGGCGAGGAAATCCTTTTTCCTGCTGCTGGCTTTGACGGTAAGTTTTCCGAGGGCCTTCCGGCGCTTTGGCTTCGGCAAGGGCTGGGCGAGCTTCTTTTCGAGCCGATCGAGCCGTGCGACCGCGTCGAGGTAGGCGGCCTTTGGCTTCATGCGAGAGAGGTCGGCGGTGACGATCAGCAAAATGGCCTTGCGAACGTGGTCGAAGGCCAACACTTCGTCGAAGAACATCAGGCATGCATCGGGCATGCCCAGGTCATCCTGAGCGGTTGCCGGCAGCTGCTCGATCTGGCGCACTACATCATAGGCGAAGAATCCGACTGCACCGGCGGTGAATGGGGGTAACCCGGCGACCCTGGCCGCACTCTGGCCGCTCAATGCATCTTTCAGCAGCTTGAAGACGTCGCCATCGAAGGACGTGGTCTTGCCAGCTTCCGTCACTTCGATCAAGGTACCACAGGCAACTATTTTTTTATAAGGCCGGATGCCAATGAAGGTGTAGCGGCCGACGCGCTCGCCGCCCTCGACGGATTCGAACATGAAGCATTCCGGCTCATCGGCAGCGAGGTGGAGAAAGGCCGAGACCGGGGTTTCAAGATCGGCGGTGAGGCTCCGATAGACGGGGACTAGATTGTGAGTTTTGGCCAGGCTTTCGAAGTCTGTGCGTGCGGGAAGAGTGGGAGGCTGCGAGTGCGGGGAAACTGCCATCT includes these proteins:
- the purH gene encoding bifunctional phosphoribosylaminoimidazolecarboxamide formyltransferase/IMP cyclohydrolase, with amino-acid sequence MISSPSLSTPAASGLKPVRRALLSVTDKTGLVDFARHLTNHGVELVSTGGTARALREEGLKVLDISELTGFPEMLDGRVKTLHPKVHGGILHIRDNAEHRSAVESHGIQPIDMVVVNLYAFEKTAARPGATFAEVIENIDIGGPSMVRSAAKNFEDVAVVTSPGDYPALIAELEANQGALGRETRWKLAKAAFSLTAAYDTAIANALEQFSDSRPEAAVTLANLAEAPFPASLRISYPIAFPLRYGENPHQRAALYSNQSGTGIAGAEQLQGKELSYNNLVDLDACWELVQEFDQTAVAIIKHTNPCGVAIGQSVLEAYQKALASDPVSAFGGVIGINRVVDAAAAEEIAKLFVEAIAAPGYSPEALARFAGKKNLRLITVRNAPIDRVIKQVSGGLLLQDADSARIAAADLKMVTTRQPTEAEIDSLLFAWRVCKHVKSNAIVYARNGQTLGVGAGQMSRVDSARFGAMKAVLPLAGSAVASDAFFPFPDGLEAIAAAGAASVIQPGGSVRDPEVIAAADRLGIAMVFTGVRHFRH
- a CDS encoding rhomboid family intramembrane serine protease; this translates as MDSNWTNGRTPNRPVSVQPEILPPLAADATIPGPGEASPRTRGRWAVAPATYVLVGINIAVFLLMAFSGVSTTSPTVLQLLQWGADNGGLVLQYGEWWRLVTATFVHVGVIHLATNMWCLWNLGLLGEPLLGPIGTIAVYLLTGVAGNLLSIAVNPDLPLGPQSHSVVGAGASGAVFGIAGVLIVLLKSKLLPIPEYELKRLRKSVIYFAALNFIIGASTLLVPSLIRIDNMAHLGGFLSGLALGVPLVPRIGSRRVEFTRRQWLSFGGGVFLLALIAYGIYSFHR
- a CDS encoding DEAD/DEAH box helicase — its product is MTQFNDFQISAPLKKRLASCNFTIPTPVQEGAIPPALEGRDVLATAQTGTGKTLSFLIPVIEKLQATQSRSASALILLPTRELAMQVEQTFRTLTQGSSLTVALVVGGLAEGPQIQAIRRGARLIVATPGRLEDYIKRRMVKLNEVQILVLDEVDRMLDMGFKPAIKRIAGELPADRQTLCYSATLDAAIKEVVRDYLKNPVRVEIGSILKPAENVRLQTFEVTSDKKQELLEHLLKSEEGSFLVFVRTKHGAERVAQRLTRSGHGATSIHGDRTQAQRSAALKSFAKGGHRILVATDVAARGLDVDHIAHVVNYDMPKVAEDFVHRVGRTGRASKKGVASTFAQPDERGDLKKIERVLKISMERFRVKPNMGIGSATYPTSAHA
- a CDS encoding ATP-binding protein; this translates as MLNPAASADSALLLTEEFLVFATVVGSIATLPTFIEFISEVRKRRERIYLSLEDVPVNTLNPRLAGMDALITSIADLIDRARNPAEYKDLKIGNEVLIIGPIQSGKKSLAERIALMAGMERLVTVYNPRDSDALAKAKSIVRGYKSKKVMLLLPRIDLAYKESDPDVLTELDALIETTSERQNVLVVATTVTFEANSDLDNLFGIKLTLPGAEVTHGDNREIPEDARQMLAEVAVFYLKEAQRQGFRLQGMTEDQFRSRVLESAINPAEIEDIVVLCQTTALYRRRTRQASDLIFTREILETAISRVAAE
- a CDS encoding 5' nucleotidase, NT5C type yields the protein MPDEHQERAKAYLHSDDFFGDLPVIPDSQRVIASLTEKYEVFIATAAMEFPTSFPGKYQWLQRHFPFLSPMRFVFCGDKSILNADYLIDDQPLHFRHFRGEGILFSAPHNHGVEGYRRVSSWREVEQLFLPA
- a CDS encoding Uma2 family endonuclease, with amino-acid sequence MSTATRVPVEVYLRSSYEPDAEYVDGEIEERAVGEVDHAAWQAAIQRWFFAHDREWNIAVLPELRVQVSPTRFRIPDVTVLDIDRPAEQVITHPPIAVFEVLSPEDTVLKIRRKLADYAKMGIPQIWVIDPEDGASLRYLDGELLRQEVFDEAARGISFRIEEIGKLVRR
- the trpE gene encoding anthranilate synthase component I; protein product: MAVSPHSQPPTLPARTDFESLAKTHNLVPVYRSLTADLETPVSAFLHLAADEPECFMFESVEGGERVGRYTFIGIRPYKKIVACGTLIEVTEAGKTTSFDGDVFKLLKDALSGQSAARVAGLPPFTAGAVGFFAYDVVRQIEQLPATAQDDLGMPDACLMFFDEVLAFDHVRKAILLIVTADLSRMKPKAAYLDAVARLDRLEKKLAQPLPKPKRRKALGKLTVKASSRKKDFLAAVTASKEYIAAGDIFQVVLSQRFEVEPDVDPFSIYRSLRIVNPSPYMYFLRVGLKKPAPDGKPTKSKPEPTYIIGSSPELLVRVKQRNVEYRPIAGTRPRSLDEDEDRRIGEELLADEKERAEHVMLVDLGRNDVGRVSEFSTVHVKDFMFIERYSHVMHLVSAIEGKLRDELTPVDAFRACFPAGTLSGAPKIRAMEIIEELEPTRRGIYGGSILYADFSGNLDSCIAIRTLLLKGKKGYIQAGAGIVADSVPEKEFEESVNKAKAVVTAIERARG